A single genomic interval of Cucumis sativus cultivar 9930 chromosome 5, Cucumber_9930_V3, whole genome shotgun sequence harbors:
- the LOC101212066 gene encoding uncharacterized protein LOC101212066: MAEAHDSDDRNTTVPVEEEDASSHQSKGVCTEDQTVYEPLRRLIAEIFFPDEIKGSLFHRVKVSVTDNGPAVAQACRNFGRDVLSWTRRGSPLRALLVISVGTIVLLAMTGSLIFLFFFLAATLNAIIISLLVSLAAVGGFLALFFACVTAIYVGALGVALFVISTATISAIVAVVIAAGWIGFFCMVWLAIRKSFGLAKRSVSASNSAISAFSYARRAHKD, translated from the exons ATGGCGGAAGCGCACGACTCCGATGATCGGAATACCACCGTGCCGGTTGAGGAAGAAGATGCATCCAGTCATCAATCCAAAGGAGTGTGTACGGAGGATCAGACCGTTTATGAACCTCTCCGCCGTCTGATCGCTGAGATTTTCTTTCCCGATGAAATTAAGGGTTCTTTGTTTCATCGCGTCAAGGTCTCTGTCACTGATAATGGCCCTGCCGTTGCACAAGCTTGCAGAAACTTTGGTCGCGACGTTCTTTCTTGGACTCGTAGGGGCAGTCCTCTGCGAGCGCTCCTTGTTATCTCT GTTGGGACAATTGTTCTTCTTGCAATGACGGGATCGCTCATCTTTCTGTTCTTCTTTCTGGCAGCCACTCTCAATGCCATTATTATCTCTCTTCTTGTATCCTTGGCAGCAGTTGGAGGCTTCTTGGCTCTTTTCTTTGCTTGCGTAACAGCCATATATGTGGGGGCATTAGGAGTTGCTTTGTTTGTTATATCTACTGCAACAATCTCAGCAATTGTAGCAGTGGTGATCGCCGCAG GATGGATTGGGTTCTTCTGTATGGTTTGGCTAGCAATACGCAAAAGTTTTGGTCTTGCGAAGCGGTCAGTGAGTGCGAGCAATTCAGCAATTTCAGCATTTTCTTATGCTAGGCGTGCCCACAAAGACTAG